The Desmonostoc muscorum LEGE 12446 genome includes a region encoding these proteins:
- a CDS encoding glycosyltransferase family 4 protein, whose amino-acid sequence MKIIYIITGLSTGGAEVMLYKLLSRMDRQRFNPVVVSLIDSGTWGDRIANLGIPVYTIGMKQGKLKLVNIWRMIHIVRELKPDLIQGWMYHGNLAAQVAKVFIFRQVPVIWNVRHSLYSLELEKPGTNIIIKLCARFSHLPRKIIYNSQNSSKQHEKIGYSIDKTCVISNGFETEKFTPSTEARLSVRSELNTSENTLLIGLIGRYHPIKDHFNFLQAATLLVKKYSNVQFVLAGNKVDWQNPILSELIHELGLVNHINLLGERHDVSRLTAALDIGSSSSSGEGFPNVIGEAMSCGVPCVVTDVGDSGWIVGDTGKVVPPRNPEALANAWQALIDIGKEGRESLGKAARARVIKCFSLDSIVAEYESLYNQIIMNYE is encoded by the coding sequence ATGAAAATTATTTATATCATTACCGGACTCTCCACGGGTGGTGCTGAAGTCATGCTTTATAAACTTCTTTCCAGGATGGATCGACAGCGTTTTAATCCAGTTGTTGTTTCTTTAATAGATAGTGGCACATGGGGCGATCGCATTGCAAATTTAGGCATTCCTGTTTACACCATTGGAATGAAACAAGGAAAGCTCAAACTAGTTAACATTTGGCGAATGATTCACATAGTACGTGAACTCAAACCTGACTTAATTCAAGGTTGGATGTATCATGGAAATTTAGCTGCACAGGTTGCCAAAGTTTTTATATTCAGACAAGTGCCTGTTATCTGGAATGTACGTCATTCCTTGTATTCTTTAGAGTTAGAGAAACCAGGAACAAATATTATTATTAAACTATGTGCCAGATTTTCTCACTTGCCTAGAAAAATTATTTATAACTCTCAAAATAGTTCTAAACAGCATGAAAAAATTGGGTATTCTATTGATAAAACCTGTGTAATTTCCAACGGATTTGAAACAGAAAAATTTACCCCATCAACAGAGGCTCGCCTCAGTGTTCGTTCAGAACTAAATACCTCTGAAAATACTTTGTTGATTGGTTTGATAGGTCGTTATCATCCCATTAAAGATCATTTTAATTTTCTTCAAGCCGCCACATTACTAGTTAAAAAATATTCCAACGTCCAATTTGTTCTTGCTGGCAATAAAGTTGATTGGCAAAATCCAATTTTATCTGAACTAATCCATGAATTAGGGCTTGTTAACCACATAAATCTACTAGGTGAACGTCATGATGTGTCCCGTTTAACCGCTGCTTTAGATATCGGCTCTTCCTCTTCATCTGGAGAAGGTTTTCCCAATGTAATTGGTGAAGCTATGTCTTGTGGTGTTCCCTGTGTGGTAACAGATGTGGGAGATTCAGGTTGGATTGTCGGTGATACTGGAAAAGTCGTCCCCCCAAGGAATCCAGAAGCATTAGCAAATGCTTGGCAAGCATTAATCGATATAGGAAAAGAAGGCAGAGAAAGCTTAGGAAAAGCGGCACGCGCAAGAGTGATTAAATGCTTTTCTTTAGACTCTATTGTGGCTGAATACGAGTCACTGTATAACCAAATAATTATGAATTATGAATGA
- a CDS encoding IS5 family transposase, whose translation MAYSSNLTDAEWEIFEPLLQEILPTKKQTRPTNWPKRDIFNGILYQLKNGCNWQDLPKDLPPYSTVYWHYKQWRAAGVFEELMSVLHGQVREQVKKKPHWTTLIIIDSQAVKNTCNASVESKGFCFYKATNGIKRHLAIDTLGFPFFTLCTRANVSDDAGLIEMFTLNIDYFKSKPIDIPKITILLDHGYHPEYLTQELERIYPEIMTKIQFQLSTKPSKQEKAAQGKSGFVPAIARWVIERSNAWMERCKILVKNFERTLVSATAKLNICFIRLMIKRLAAPS comes from the coding sequence ATGGCGTATTCCAGCAACCTCACTGATGCAGAATGGGAAATTTTTGAACCCTTATTGCAAGAGATATTACCGACTAAGAAGCAGACTCGACCGACCAACTGGCCAAAGCGAGATATCTTCAATGGAATTCTCTATCAACTAAAAAATGGATGCAATTGGCAAGACTTACCTAAAGACCTCCCCCCTTATTCCACTGTATATTGGCACTACAAACAGTGGCGAGCAGCCGGGGTATTTGAGGAACTGATGAGTGTCTTACATGGACAAGTGCGTGAACAGGTAAAAAAAAAACCGCACTGGACGACATTGATCATCATTGACTCCCAAGCAGTGAAAAATACCTGCAACGCCAGTGTGGAGTCGAAAGGTTTTTGCTTCTACAAAGCCACCAACGGTATTAAAAGGCATTTGGCTATTGACACCCTTGGGTTTCCCTTTTTTACGCTCTGTACTCGCGCCAATGTCTCGGATGATGCCGGATTAATTGAGATGTTTACTCTCAACATCGACTACTTCAAGTCAAAACCTATCGATATTCCCAAGATTACTATCCTGCTAGATCATGGGTATCACCCAGAATATTTGACTCAGGAGTTAGAGCGAATTTACCCAGAGATCATGACCAAAATTCAGTTTCAACTTTCTACGAAACCCTCAAAACAAGAGAAAGCGGCACAAGGAAAATCTGGATTTGTTCCGGCAATAGCTAGATGGGTGATCGAACGCTCCAATGCTTGGATGGAGCGCTGTAAAATTCTGGTTAAGAACTTTGAACGAACCCTGGTTAGTGCCACTGCCAAACTCAATATCTGCTTCATCAGGCTAATGATTAAGAGGCTTGCAGCACCTTCTTAG
- a CDS encoding O-antigen ligase family protein: MNQSLNKKFDFLFYYQCALAIGAIFTFFTDINSYLYTSGIVSQPPLYWILGFAIASIPLLFSQNKCIPLSVIIWCFGFIFISLLWFLLFSSSGELAFEELRKRILTVIFIITMTLIFSRNTTIHYLTRWAIFLAVLMAVLNNIYEFFNPVAFSSLGNGGRATGFYLNPNSNGCALILGMIFSVSILQPIYRLLFVSLVGIGVLLTFSRGAILGWLVTVFIFTIARILHLNKLLYWTLGTGAFIISLGSQWWEELLQNFNLNPNSLERIAWFQNISASDSEDSADSRLEVAQLAWQMFTKHPFLGNGIGSTLTWNMEISTHNMYLYYMADHGVIGTLILPLLV; the protein is encoded by the coding sequence ATGAATCAATCTCTAAATAAAAAATTTGATTTTCTATTTTATTATCAATGTGCCCTAGCCATAGGTGCTATTTTCACCTTTTTCACAGATATTAATTCGTATTTATATACATCAGGTATTGTTTCTCAACCTCCTTTATATTGGATCTTAGGTTTTGCTATAGCTTCCATTCCATTACTTTTCTCACAGAATAAGTGCATACCACTTTCTGTGATTATTTGGTGTTTTGGTTTTATTTTTATCTCATTATTGTGGTTCTTACTATTTTCATCATCTGGAGAACTTGCTTTTGAAGAATTAAGAAAACGAATTTTAACAGTGATTTTTATCATCACAATGACATTAATATTCTCTCGAAATACGACAATCCATTACTTGACTCGATGGGCTATATTTTTAGCAGTATTAATGGCTGTACTTAACAACATTTACGAATTTTTTAACCCTGTTGCATTTAGCTCATTAGGTAATGGTGGCCGCGCTACTGGATTTTACTTAAATCCCAATAGTAATGGCTGTGCGTTGATACTTGGGATGATTTTTAGTGTAAGTATATTACAGCCAATATATCGTTTACTTTTTGTCTCTCTCGTCGGTATTGGGGTTCTCTTGACATTTTCAAGGGGTGCTATTCTTGGCTGGTTAGTGACAGTTTTTATTTTTACGATCGCCCGTATACTTCATTTGAACAAATTACTTTATTGGACTTTGGGAACAGGAGCTTTTATTATCAGCTTAGGTTCACAATGGTGGGAAGAATTATTGCAAAATTTCAATTTGAATCCCAATTCACTGGAAAGAATTGCATGGTTTCAAAATATCTCAGCTTCTGATTCTGAAGATTCCGCTGATTCACGTTTAGAAGTGGCTCAATTAGCTTGGCAGATGTTTACTAAACATCCTTTTTTAGGTAATGGAATTGGCTCAACTCTAACGTGGAATATGGAAATATCTACACACAATATGTACTTATATTATATGGCCGATCATGGAGTTATCGGCACTTTGATTCTACCTCTATTAGTATAG
- a CDS encoding glycosyltransferase has protein sequence MKKKIVFLIRDLNYGGAERQLVTLAKALDKQWFDVSVLCFYTGGSLSLDKDLKNSDIPIIYLEKQGRWHLFGFFWHLVQHLQRINPDVLHGYGGTPNLLTIFLKPFFPSTAIVWGLRNSNSDSNFFDWLGRFIFQLECLLSHFSNLIIVNSYAGRTYYLAYKFPANKMMVISNGIDIELFQPDLEARKKVRSQWGISEDTILIGLVGRLDLRKDHPTFLKAAALLCEDSQNVYFVCVGSGSEHYTRELHELTYQLGISEKVIWEKARADMPAIYNALDIAASSSYTEGFPNVIGEAMACGVPCVVTDVGDSALIVGNPDVVVPPKNPEALKIALKTLIENFNINGCDRTQIRQRIIDQFSVAKLVLKTQAALLALSHESISK, from the coding sequence ATGAAAAAGAAGATTGTATTTCTGATTCGAGATTTGAATTATGGAGGAGCAGAAAGGCAATTAGTCACACTAGCAAAAGCTCTGGATAAACAATGGTTTGATGTAAGCGTTTTATGTTTTTACACTGGTGGTTCATTATCTTTAGATAAAGACTTAAAAAACAGTGATATCCCGATAATTTATTTAGAAAAACAAGGACGATGGCATTTATTTGGCTTCTTTTGGCATCTTGTTCAACATCTTCAACGTATAAATCCCGATGTGTTGCATGGATATGGTGGAACACCAAATTTGCTCACTATCTTTTTAAAGCCGTTTTTTCCCTCAACCGCCATAGTTTGGGGATTACGTAATTCTAATAGTGATTCTAATTTTTTTGATTGGTTAGGGCGTTTCATCTTTCAGTTAGAGTGTCTTTTATCCCATTTTAGTAACCTGATAATTGTTAATTCTTATGCTGGTAGAACATACTATCTCGCTTATAAATTCCCTGCAAATAAAATGATGGTAATTTCTAATGGTATTGATATCGAACTTTTTCAGCCTGACTTAGAAGCTAGAAAAAAAGTGCGATCGCAGTGGGGGATTTCAGAAGATACAATTTTGATTGGATTAGTGGGGCGACTAGATTTAAGAAAAGATCATCCGACATTTCTTAAAGCAGCAGCATTACTGTGTGAAGATAGCCAGAACGTGTATTTTGTTTGCGTAGGTAGTGGTTCAGAACACTATACACGGGAATTGCATGAACTAACTTATCAGCTAGGTATTTCTGAGAAAGTTATCTGGGAAAAAGCGCGTGCAGATATGCCTGCAATCTACAACGCCTTAGATATCGCTGCTTCTTCGTCTTATACAGAAGGATTTCCCAACGTAATTGGAGAAGCGATGGCCTGCGGTGTTCCTTGTGTGGTGACAGATGTAGGCGATTCAGCTTTGATTGTTGGAAATCCCGATGTAGTAGTACCTCCTAAAAATCCAGAAGCTTTAAAAATTGCGCTCAAGACATTAATAGAAAATTTTAATATTAATGGTTGCGATCGCACTCAAATTCGACAGCGAATAATTGACCAGTTTTCAGTAGCTAAATTAGTCTTGAAAACCCAAGCTGCTTTACTTGCTTTATCCCATGAATCAATCTCTAAATAA